In Marmota flaviventris isolate mMarFla1 chromosome 17, mMarFla1.hap1, whole genome shotgun sequence, a single genomic region encodes these proteins:
- the LOC139702424 gene encoding proline-rich protein 36-like — protein sequence MAATLTPTPTPTPTHPAPRRHPPNRCQHPHRPPPPQPEPRPADPPPPAAALPRGNNEAASAGNEAEATTLATTPTPKPTPKPKHHADPAPRRPPPRMPTPTATPPNPNHPPAAALPRENNKGAAAGNEAKAATLAATTTPAPTPTHPADPAPRGPPPPIAGGRERGRGHHPGRHPHSDADAHPPRRTRPPLTPTTDADTDRHPPNPNHPPAAALPRENNKGAAAGNEAKAATLAATPTPKPTHTHPADPADPPHGCRHRHRPPPPNPNPAPPTPLPPPLPYLGGITKRPRPGTRPRPPPWPPPPLRSRRRPRPPPTPATDADTDRHPPNPNHPPAAALPPENNKGAAARNEAKAATLAATTTPAPTHTHPRPTPHHRCRHRHRPPPPQPDPPPPAALPRGNNEAQAPGTRPRPPPWPPPPLRRGRPPTPPTPPPPHRCPPTPPTDADTDTDHHPPNPNPAPPTPLPPSPPPPLLPLPYLGGITKRPRPETRPRPPRWLPIWLPPPHRRPRPPTPPTRPPADPHHRCRHRHRPPHPNPNPAPGRGRKRGRGRHAGCQYGCHHHTDDADAHPPRRPGPPLTPTTDADIDTDHHPRTRTPPRRPPLPLPPPLPYLGGITKRPRPETRPRPPPWPPPPLRSRRRPRPPPTPATDADTDRHPPNPNHPPAAALPRENNKGAAAGNEAKAATLAATTTPAPTLTPAPRRPPTTDADTDTDHHPPAPTPPPPPPPPYLGGITKRRRRERGRGHHPGRHPHSEADAHPPRRPPPRMPTPTPTTTPPTRTLPTPTRGRERGRGGHPWCHPHSDADAHPPRRPRPPRTPPTDADNDTDHHPPQTEPRPADPPAPLPPSPPPAAALPRGITKRPRPETRPRPPRWLPIWLPPPHRRRRPPTPPTRPPADPHHDADTDTDHHPRTRTPNEAEAATLAATPTPTPTPTHPADPAPHRCQHRHRTPPPNPTPPADTPPPAAALPRGNKEAAAAGNEAEAATLAPTPTPTPTPPPADPPPTPPPYLGGITKRRRPGTRPRPPPWLPPPLRRRHRPPPTPPPPPPPYLRGITKRRRPGTRPRPPPWLPPPLRRRRPPTPPTPPPADPPHRCRQRHRPPPPTRPPPPPPAALPRGNNEAQAAGNEAEATTLAATPTPTRTGRGRKRGRGRHAGYQYGCHHHTDTDTDAHPPRRPGPPLTPTTDADTDRHPPNPNHPPAAALPRENNKGAAAGNEAKAATLAATPTPKPTHTHPADPADPPHGCRHRHRPPPPNPNPAPPTPLPPPPAAALPRGNNEAAAAGNEAEAATLAATPTPKPTPTPPPPTPATDADTDRHPPNPNHPPAAALPRENNKGAAAGNEAKAATLAATTTPKPTHTHPRRPPTTDADTDTDHHPPNPTPPPAALPRGNNEAQAPGTSGRGRKRGRGRHAGCQYGCHHHTDADAHPPRRPGPPLTPTTDADTDTDHHPRTRTPPRRPPSPLPPPLPYLGGITKRPRPETRPRPPPWPPPPLRSRRRPRPPPTPATDADTDRHPPNPNHPPAAALPRENNKGAPAGNEAKAATLAATTTPAPTPTHPADPAPRGPPPPMPTTTPTTSPQPDPPPPPPPPPPPPPYLGGITKRRRPGTRPRPPPWLPPPLRRGRAAAGNEAKAATLAATPTPKPTHTHPADPADPPHGCRHRHRPPPPNPNPAPPTPLPPPLPYLGGITKRPRPGTRPRPPPWPPPPLRSRRTPTPGRPPTTDADTDTDHHPPNPTPPPAALPRGNNEAQAPGTRPRPPPWPPPPLRRGRPPTPPTPPPPTDARRPPPPMPTPTPTTTPRTRTPPRRPPSPPPAAALPRGNNEAAAAGNEAEAATLAANMAATTTPTPTPTHPADPAPR from the exons aTGGCTGCCACCCTCACTCCGACACCGACGCCGACGCCGacccaccccgccccccgccgacaCCCCCCCAACCGATGCCAACACCCacaccgaccaccacccccccaacccgaaccccgccccgccgacccccctccccccgccgctgccttacctcgggggAATAACGAAGCGGCCTCGGCCGGGAATGAGGCCGAGGCCACCACCCTGGCCACCACCCCCACTCCGAAGCCGACTCCGAAGCCCAAGCACCAcgccgaccccgccccccgccgacccccGCCACGGATGCCGACACCGACCGCCACACCCCCCAATCCAAACCACCCCCCtgccgctgccttacctcgggAGAATAACAAAGGGGCCGCGGCCGGGAACGAGGCcaaggccgccaccctggctgccaccacCACTCCGGCGCcgacgcccacccaccccgccgaccccgccccccgcGGACCCCCCCCACCGAT CGCAGGCGGCcgggaacgaggccgaggccACCACCCTGGCCGCCACCCCCACTCCGACGCGgacgcccacccaccccgccgaACCCGCCCCCCGCTGACCCCCACCACCGATGCTGACACCGACCGCCACCCCCCCAATCCAAACCAcccccccgccgctgccttacctcgggAGAATAACAAAGGGGCCGCGGCCGGGAACGAGGCcaaggccgccaccctggctgccacccccacTCCGAAGCCGACGCACACCCACCCCGCCGACCCCGCCGACCCCCCACACGgatgccgacaccgacaccgaccaccacccccGAACCCGAACCCCGCCCCGCcgacccccctccccccgccgctgccttacctcgggggaataacgaagcggccgcggccgggaacgaggccgaggccgccaccctggccgCCACCCCCACTCCGAAGCCGAcgccgaccccgccccccgccgacccccGCCACGGATGCCGACACCGACCGCCACCCCCCCAATCCGAACCAcccccccgccgctgccttacctccGGAGAATAACAAAGGGGCCGCGGCCCGGAACGAGGCcaaggccgccaccctggctgccaccacCACTCCGGCGCCGACGCACACCCACCCCCGGCCGACCCCCCACcaccgatgccgacaccgacaccgaccaccacccccccaacccgacccccccccccccgccgccttACCTCGGGGGAATAACGAAGCGCAGGCGCcgggaacgaggccgaggccACCACCCTGGCCGCCACCCCCACTCCGACGCGgacgcccacccaccccgccgaccccgccccccccccaccgatgcccgccgaccccccccaccgatgccgacaccgacaccgaccaccaccccccGAACCCGAACCCCGCCCCGccgacccccctccccccctccccccctccccccctcctgccgctgccttacctcgggggAATAACGAAGCGGCCGCGGCCGGaaacgaggccgaggccgccacgCTGGCTGCCAATATGGCTGCCACCACCACACCGACGCCCacgcccacccaccccgccgaCCCGGCCCCCCGCTGACCCCCACcaccgatgccgacaccgacaccgaccaccacacccgaacccgaaccccgcccc CGGCCGCGGCCGGaaacgaggccgaggccgccacgCTGGCTGCCAATATGGCTGCCACCACCACACCGACGACGCcgacgcccacccaccccgccgaCCCGGCCCCCCGCTGACCCCCACCACCGATGCCGACATcgacaccgaccaccacccccGAACCCGAACCCCGCCCCGCcgaccccccctccccctccccccgccgctgccttacctcgggggAATAACGAAGCGGCCGCGGCCGGaaacgaggccgaggccgccaccctggccgCCACCCCCACTCCGAAGCAGAcgccgaccccgccccccgccgacccccGCCACGGATGCCGACACCGACCGCCACCCCCCCAATCCGAACCAcccccccgccgctgccttacctcgggAGAATAACAAAGGGGCCGCGGCCGGGAACGAGGCcaaggccgccaccctggctgccaccacCACTCCGGCGCCGACGCTGACGcccgccccccgccgaccccccaccaccgatgccgacaccgacaccgaccaccacccccccgccccgacccccccccccccccccccgccgccttACCTCGGGGGAATAACGAAGCGCAGGCGCcgggaacgaggccgaggccACCACCCTGGCCGCCACCCCCACTCCGAAGCcgacgcccacccaccccgccgaccccccccacggatgccgacaccgacaccgaccaccacccccccaacccgAACCCTCCCCACGCCGACCCGCGGCCGGGAACGAGGCCGAGGCGGCCACCCTTGGTGCCACCCCCACTCCGACGCCGATGCCCACCCACcccgccgaccccgccccccgcGGACGCCCCCCACCGATGCTGACAAcgacaccgaccaccaccccccccaaacCGAACCCCGCCCCGCCGACCcccctgcccccctgcccccctccccccctcccgccgctgccttacctcggggAATAACGAAGCGGCCGCGGCCGGaaacgaggccgaggccgccacgCTGGCTGCCAATATGGCTGCCACCACCACACCGACGCcgacgcccacccaccccgccgaCCCGGCCCCCCGCTGACCCCCACCAcgatgccgacaccgacaccgaccaccacccccGAACCCGAACCCC gaacgaggccgaggccgccaccctggctgccacccccactcccacaccgacgcccacccaccccgccgaccccgccccccACCGATGCCAACACCGACACCGAACACCACCCCCCAACCCGACCCCCCCCGccgacacccccccccccgccgctgccttacctcgggggAATAAGGAAGCGGCCGCCGCCGGGAACGAGGCagaggccgccaccctggctccCACCCCCACTCCGACGCCGACAccgccccccgccgaccccccccccaccccgccgccTTACCTCGGGGGAATAACGAAGCGCAGGCGGCCaggaacgaggccgaggccgccaccctggctccCACCCCCACTCCGACGCCGACAccgccccccgccgaccccccccccccccccgccgccttACCTCCGGGGAATAACGAAGCGCAGGCGGCcgggaacgaggccgaggccgccaccctggctgccaccacCACTCCGGCGCcgacgcccacccaccccgccgaccccgccccccgcGGACCCCCCCCACCGATGCCGACAACGACACCGACCACCCCCCCCAACCcggccccccccgcccccccccgccGCCTTACCTCGGGGGAATAACGAAGCGCAGGCGGCcgggaacgaggccgaggccaccaccctggctgccacccccactccgacgcggac CGGCCGCGGCCGGaaacgaggccgaggccgccacgCTGGCTACCAATATGGCTGCCACCACCACACCGACACCGACACcgacgcccacccaccccgccgaCCCGGCCCCCCGCTGACCCCCACCACCGATGCTGACACCGACCGCCACCCCCCCAATCCAAACCAcccccccgccgctgccttacctcgggAGAATAACAAAGGGGCCGCGGCCGGGAACGAGGCcaaggccgccaccctggctgccacccccacTCCGAAGCCGACGCACACCCACCCCGCCGACCCCGCCGACCCCCCACACGgatgccgacaccgacaccgaccaccacccccGAACCCGAACCCCGCCCCGCcgacccccctcccccctccccccgccgctgccttacctcgggggaataacgaagcggccgcggccgggaacgaggccgaggccgccaccctggccgCCACCCCCACTCCGAAGCCGACGCCGACCCCGCCCCCGCCGACCCCCGCCACGGATGCCGACACCGACCGCCACCCCCCCAATCCGAACCAcccccccgccgctgccttacctcgggAGAATAACAAAGGGGCCGCGGCCGGGAACGAGGCcaaggccgccaccctggctgccaccacCACTCCGAAGCCGACGCACACCCACCCCCGCCGACCCCCCACcaccgatgccgacaccgacaccgaccaccacccccccaacccgacccccccccccgccgccttACCTCGGGGGAATAACGAAGCGCAGGCGCcgggaacgag CGGCCGCGGCCGGaaacgaggccgaggccgccacgCTGGCTGCCAATATGGCTGCCACCACCACACCGACGCcgacgcccacccaccccgccgaCCCGGCCCCCCGCTGACCCCCACcaccgatgccgacaccgacaccgaccaccacccccGAACCCGAACCCCGCCCCGCcgacccccctcccccctccccccgccgctgccttacctcgggggAATAACGAAGCGGCCGCGGCCGGaaacgaggccgaggccgccaccctggccgCCACCCCCACTCCGAAGCAGAcgccgaccccgccccccgccgacccccGCCACGGATGCCGACACCGACCGCCACCCCCCCAATCCGAACCAcccccccgccgctgccttacctcgggAGAATAACAAAGGGGCCCCGGCCGGGAACGAGGCcaaggccgccaccctggctgccaccacCACTCCGGCGCcgacgcccacccaccccgccgaccccgccccccgcGGACCCCCCCCACCGATGCCGACAACGACACCGACCACCTCCCCCCAACCCGAcccccccccgccgccccccccgcccccccccccgccgccttACCTCGGGGGAATAACGAAGCGCAGGCGGCcgggaacgaggccgaggccaccaccctggctgccacccccactccgacgcggac GGGCCGCGGCCGGGAACGAGGCcaaggccgccaccctggctgccacccccacTCCGAAGCCGACGCACACCCACCCCGCCGACCCCGCCGACCCCCCACACGgatgccgacaccgacaccgaccaccacccccGAACCCGAACCCCGCCCCGCcgacccccctccccccgccgctgccttacctcgggggaataacgaagcggccgcggccgggaacgaggccgaggccgccaccctggccgCCACCCCCACTCCGAAGCCGACGCACACCCACCCCCGGCCGACCCCCCACcaccgatgccgacaccgacaccgaccaccacccccccaacccgacccccccccccgccgccttACCTCGGGGGAATAACGAAGCGCAGGCGCcgggaacgaggccgaggccACCACCCTGGCCGCCACCCCCACTCCGACGCGgacgcccacccaccccgccgaccccgcccccccccaccgatgcccgccgaccccccccaccgatgccgacaccgacaccgaccaccaccccccGAACCCGAACCCCGCCCCGccgacccccctccccccctcctgccgctgccttacctcgggggAATAACGAAGCGGCCGCGGCCGGaaacgaggccgaggccgccacgCTGGCTGCCAATATGGCTGCCACCACCACACCGACGCcgacgcccacccaccccgccgaCCCGGCCCCCCGCTGA
- the LOC139702423 gene encoding serine/threonine-protein kinase Chk2-like — protein MPTPTPNTTPPTRPPPADTPPPPAAALPRGNKEAAAAGNEAEAATLAPTPTPTPTPPPADPPPTPPPYLGGITKRRRPGTRPRPPPWLPPPLRRRHRPPPTPPPPMPTPTPTTTPPSPLFPCIIKIKNFFDAEDYYIVLELMEGGELFDRVVGNKWLKEATCKLYFYQMLLAVQYLHENGIIHRDLKPENVLLSSQEEDCLIKITDFGQSKILGETSLMRTLCGTPTYLAPEVLLSIGTAGYNRAVDCWSLGVILFICLSGYPPFSEHKTQVSLKDQITSGKYNFIPEVWADVSEKALDLVKKLLVVDPKARFTTEEALSHPWLQDEDMKRKFQELLAEENKSIALSQIPTQPSTSQKRPLEGEAEDTESSKRRAVCAAML, from the exons ATGCCAACACCGACACCGAACACCACCCCCCCAACCCGACCCCCCCCCGccgacaccccccccccccccgctgctGCCTTACCTCGGGGGAATAAGGAAGCGGCCGCCGCCGGGAACGAGGCagaggccgccaccctggctccCACCCCCACTCCGACGCCGACAccgccccccgccgaccccccccccaccccgccgccTTACCTCGGGGGAATAACGAAGCGCAGGCGGCCaggaacgaggccgaggccgccaccctggctccCACCCCCACTCCGACGCCGACAccgccccccgccgaccccccccccaccgatgccgacaccaacaccgaccaccacccccccaagcccattattt ccttgCATCATcaagattaaaaacttttttgatgCAGAAGATTATTACATTGTTTTGGAATT GATGGAAGGAGGAGAGCTCTTTGACAGGGTGGTGGGGAATAAATGGCTGAAAGAAGCTACCTGCAAACTCTATTTTTACCAGATGCTCTTGGCTGTACAG TACCTTCACGAAAATGGCATTATACATCGGGATTTAAAGCCAGAGAATGTTCTACTGTCATCTCAAGAAGAGGACTGTCTTATAAAG ATTACTGATTTTGGGCAGTCCAAGATTTTGGGGGAGACCTCTCTCATGAGAACTTTATGTGGTACCCCCACTTACTTGGCTCCCGAGGTTCTTCTTTCCATTGGAACTGCCGGGTATAACCGTGCTGTGGACTGCTGGAGTTTAGGAGTTATTCTTTTTATCTG CCTTAGTGGGTATCCACCTTTCTCTGAGCATAAGACTCAAGTGTCACTGAAGGATCAGATCACCAGTGGAAAATACAACTTCATTCCCGAAGTCTGGGCAGATGTTTCAGAGAAGG CTCTGGATCTCGTCAAGAAGTTGTTGGTCGTGGATCCAAAGGCGCGGTTTACGACAGAAGAAGCCTTAAGTCACCCATGGCTTCAG GATGAGGACATGAAGAGAAAGTTTCAGGAGCTACTGGCCGAGGAAAATAAATCAATCGCTCTATCCCAGATCCCAACCCAG CCTTCCACTAGTCAAAAGCGGCCCCTGGAAGGGGAAGCCGAAGACACAGAGTCCTCGAAGCGCCGGGCTGTGTGTGCGGCTATGCTGTGA